The genomic interval CGGCATGCTCGCCCACGCCGTAGACGGGGAGAGCCCGTCGAGACACCCCGGTACACCGGCCGCCGCCACCGCGGACGATGCCCGGCGAAACCTGCCGTCTCTGCGGGTGGGTAGGGGCGCGGAAGGACCGGCCGCCGGAGCTGACGCGTCACGCTGCGGAGAACACAGGCTGTTCGTGTCCTCCGCAGCGTGGCAGCGCCGTGCGTTTCCGCCCCCCCGGCCGCCCGCACAACCGCCGCACTGTCCGTCCACGACGCGCCGGCAGCCCTGGCAGCGTCCCGTCCAGACCGGAAGCCGCACCGGCTACAGGCACGCGAGGTTCGAGCACTCGACGAACAAGGACAGAACCAACTGCAACACCCACAGGAACTCCCTCAAGGCCAGGTCCAGCACAGTCCCCTGCGCTCGCCTCGTCCTGGCCTCCGGCGTGTTCATCGCCCCGACGACGTCCAGGCAGCACGTCGCACGTCGACCACACCGTGGGACAGACCGCCGACAGCACCACCCGGCCGGACCGTTGAAGGACGCGAGGAACAGCTCCCGGGCCGGAACAGACGCCGCCAGCCTTGAGAAAGTCGCCCCCGGCCACCGACCACCGCCACCACAGGACCTGAGGCGGGCCTCGGGCGGGCCGCTGAATGAGCACGGTCAGCAGTTCGTTCTTCCGGCCGTGCCGCCGGGCCCGGGACCGGCGGCACGGCCGGAAGAAGACGACGACCGCCGCCAACACCGCCACGTCGGACCTCAGCACGGACACCGCCCTCCCCCACCCAGAAGTGCCCTTCATCCAGGACCATCCGGGTCTGGACAGCAACCGGTGAGAAAATGCCGCAGCCGGCCAGGAACAGCGGCAAAGGACCTACAGGCCGACCCAATCCACGTCACCGGCCGCAGCCGCAGCCGCAGCCGGTGCAACGCGACGTCCCACACCAGTGCACGAGGCACCCCCACAAGACACCGCCACAGTTCCGTCACGCCATACCAACAGATCAACACCACGGCCAACGAACACACCTGCCCGGCAGCCGGGCAACAACCACCATCCACGACCGGCACCACCGGCGCCAGCACCGGCACCGGCACCGGCACCGGCAGTCCCGCACAGCCGACCGGTTGGGGAACGGGGGCTGCGGGCCGGCGCCGACATCCCGGACGGTCCGACGTGCCCGGTACCCACACGGCACTCCCAGTCCCCCGCCACCCCCATACCCCCCGTAGCCCCCTCCCCATCCGCAACATCAAGGCCAGAGCGCCGAACTGGCGTTCATCAGGGAGCTCACCGGAAGTGCTGCGCCGGCTGCAGCAGCGCATGGCGTGCAATGACCGGGCCGTTTCCCCGCGCTCTCACGGTCTGTGCCTCATGGGACCCACAACCATCCAGGAGGTCCTGAGATGTCTTCCGACAGCTCCGACTCACGCCCGCTGCAGCATCACGCCGGGCGGCACGCCTCCGCCGACGCACCCGGACGGACGACGGAACAGGTCCGTCCGCGAACCGCGCCCGCACCGGAACCCGCACCTGCTGCCGCTGGCGCGTCACCGGCAGCGGCGGATCACCGCCCTCGCAGCCCTCGGCCACTCCATCGTCTCCCCGACCCCGACCCCGACCCCGACCACCCGGATACCGTCGATGACGGCACGTCCGGCACCGGACGGACCACCCCTCGGGCAGTTCCGGACACCAGTGCAACTACCAGTGACCTGACCGTCACCTTCTACAAACTCACCCCACCACCTCATCGCCCCCACCCAACCACCACCACCGGATACGACGAGCCGCCCACAAGAAGCAGCAACAAACGACCCCGAAACAGCACGGACGGTCTGTCAATACTCGGCGGGCACTCCGCCACCAACAGGCACACAGACTCGGCCACTCCGGCCATCCCGGAAGCCGCCACGACGCCGGAATCTCACCCCACAGGAATCGGAGCGCGCGAGCCTGCCACGGCCCTCACCACGACGACGGGACCGAACCGCGGGAGTCGAGCGCCCCGGAATACCCCGCGTGGCGGAGAACGGTCTCGCCATACTGACGCGCTCCAGCGGTGATGTGGTGGCAGTCGGCAAAGACCGCCAACGGCCACGGACCGGAGCTCTCGGGCCAAGTGATCTCGCGGCACACTGCCCAGGTTGATCAAGATGGAGTACCTACCCGGCCACCAAGTTCGGGCTGCGAGTCCGGTAGCCGACTGCGTGTGACCCACTGTCAGCTGCGAGGCCGCCCGGCTCGGCCGCATCGAGTTCGTGAAGCGCGGTTCTGCGTGCCCTACCCCTCCCCCGCGAGCCGGACCCTGCACCCATCCACCGACTCGAAGGAATGACGCCGTCCACGGTGCCGAGTCCCCCAGACGTATAACCCACCCACGCCGAGGTGCCTGCGAGACGATCGGCGTGGGCAGCGACCGCCCCCGGTCTCCTCCGAAAGATTCACCTTCGCCGTCGGCCGGGCCGGGCCGGCTCTGGTCGGGTCGGGCCCGCCGAGCGTCCGACGAACTGGTCAATGCCGCCCTTGACGGCAAGCTCGCAGCCTCACACGGCATGTCCGCGAACCCGAGGGCACATCACCGTAATTGGCCACGCCTGACCCACCCGACGCAAGCAGCACCCCACACCCGACGTACCCGCCACACCCGACCGATCCCCACCACCACTCCACTCCCCCACCCGGCCCGGCAACCGATACGGCGGAACGGATCGACGACGACTACGGCGCCGTAGACTATACGAACTGGACGGTATTTTTAACGGACGGACGGGCACCCGACCCGTGATGAAAGGGGCCCGAACATGCCAGAGCCCAAACAGGACCGGGCCATTCGCACCCGCCACACCATCCTCATGGCCGCAGCCACCGTCTTCGAGGAACGCGGCTACCAAGCAGCCACCATCAGCGAGATCCTCACCACCGCCAACGTGACCAAAGGCGCCCTCTACTTCCATTTCCGTTCAAAAGAACAACTCGCCCTGGGCGTCCTCGCCGGACAGGATCAGTCACTCGTCGTCCCCGACCGCCCCTGCAAGATCCAGGAGCTCATCGACACCACCATGCTCCGCGCCTACCGCCTCCAGACCGACCCCCTCGTCCGGGCCGGCGTCCGTCTCACCCTCGACCAACGCGCCGACGGCCTCGACCGCACCGGTCCCTTCCAGCACTGGAACGCCGTCACCAACGAACTCCTCGACAAGGCCCAGGAACAAGGCGAACTCCTCCCCCACGTCAACCCCGCCGAGACCGCTGAGGTGCTTGTCGGCGCCTTCGCCGGTGTCCAAGCCATGTCACAGGCGACCACCAACTACCAGAACCTCCCCACCAGCGTTTCCGCCCTCCTCCGCCACACCCTCCCCTCGATCGTCCACTCCTCGGTCCTCGCTTCCCTCGACCTCACCCCCCAACGCGGCCACGCCGTTCACACCGAAACCGCGACAGCCGCAGCACCGGACGAGGCGACGACAGAGGCATCCGACAACTAACTGTTGCGGGTCAGGACGTTGGTGACGGCGCATAGTGGTGGGCAAGATCGGTGGCGAGGTCGCGGAGGTGAGCCCTGGCCTCGGTGGGGCCGTGCACGGTGATGGCGCTCCCGAACGGCAGCAGGGCTCGCACGTCCTCCAGATGCAGGAAGCGGATCGTCACCTTGCGGCCGGTGGCGGATTCCTCATGGTCGTCCGGGACGAGTCGTAGGCCGAAGATCCGTTGCGCTCGCTCGATCTGGGTCTGGTCGATGGTGGCGGAGACCTCTATCGCGTGGTCGTGCTCCCACTGATCCATGAGCGCTGCGGCGACGGTGGCCAGGGTCTGGCTCTCGCGGATCCGTCGTGGCCGGTCGACTTCTTTCCACGTCGTGATCCGTTCGAGTCGGTACATCCGTGGCACTTGCGCACAGTCGGCGACGAGATACCAGATGCCGGCCTTGGCGAACAGCCCGTAGGGATCCACGACCAGGTCGCGTGAGCATGACTCGCGTGGGCTGTCGTACTCGATCCGTACCCTCTCTGTCAGCCTTGGGTGAGACATCCC from Streptomyces sp. NBC_01288 carries:
- a CDS encoding ScbR family autoregulator-binding transcription factor: MPEPKQDRAIRTRHTILMAAATVFEERGYQAATISEILTTANVTKGALYFHFRSKEQLALGVLAGQDQSLVVPDRPCKIQELIDTTMLRAYRLQTDPLVRAGVRLTLDQRADGLDRTGPFQHWNAVTNELLDKAQEQGELLPHVNPAETAEVLVGAFAGVQAMSQATTNYQNLPTSVSALLRHTLPSIVHSSVLASLDLTPQRGHAVHTETATAAAPDEATTEASDN
- a CDS encoding helix-turn-helix transcriptional regulator, which codes for MDPYGLFAKAGIWYLVADCAQVPRMYRLERITTWKEVDRPRRIRESQTLATVAAALMDQWEHDHAIEVSATIDQTQIERAQRIFGLRLVPDDHEESATGRKVTIRFLHLEDVRALLPFGSAITVHGPTEARAHLRDLATDLAHHYAPSPTS